In one Erythrobacteraceae bacterium WH01K genomic region, the following are encoded:
- a CDS encoding GCN5-related N-acetyltransferase, which translates to MRAGHIGHWPGVEGRMDRQALQDRWFELTREVMPSLAEERGWPVRLDHCFQRILLDHAAGGPWREHIEAPAYAKASDAQLRAAIELGEKAVAGEADLAALNRQSLEWRGKL; encoded by the coding sequence ATGCGCGCCGGGCACATCGGGCACTGGCCGGGCGTTGAGGGGCGTATGGACAGGCAGGCGCTGCAGGACAGGTGGTTCGAACTCACCCGCGAGGTGATGCCGTCGCTGGCGGAGGAGCGCGGCTGGCCGGTGCGGTTAGATCATTGCTTCCAGCGCATCCTGCTGGACCATGCCGCGGGCGGCCCGTGGCGGGAGCATATCGAGGCTCCGGCTTACGCCAAAGCAAGCGACGCGCAACTGCGCGCAGCAATCGAATTGGGCGAAAAAGCAGTGGCGGGCGAGGCGGACCTTGCCGCGCTCAACCGTCAGTCATTGGAATGGCGCGGCAAGCTGTAA
- a CDS encoding ABC transporter substrate-binding protein, with protein sequence MGVALLAGIVPLAGCAPADSRAEARIAESEEARPSPVGPSVVSLNPCADAILAEIAPERLAAVSHYSHDPQATSMDVDLARQFPATGGTVEEVLALGPDVVVASSFLAPATRAAFADLGIRVETVGIASSLEESVAQVRSLAEVAQAGPAGEALAGRMQERWAEAARVGPQVSAVLWQPGGIVPGDGALVSHMMRQAGFASHSAARGLGQADYLPLEAMLADPPDLLLVAGRERSQSHPALEALPEMRVERFDPALLYCGGPTIPRALARLGEVRGK encoded by the coding sequence GTGGGCGTGGCTCTGCTGGCGGGCATCGTTCCGCTGGCAGGGTGCGCGCCTGCCGACAGCAGAGCCGAGGCGCGGATTGCCGAAAGCGAAGAAGCGCGCCCGTCTCCCGTTGGCCCTTCCGTCGTCAGCCTGAACCCGTGCGCCGATGCGATCCTTGCCGAAATCGCGCCTGAGCGGCTGGCCGCAGTATCGCATTACAGCCACGATCCGCAGGCGACCTCGATGGATGTCGATCTTGCGAGGCAGTTCCCGGCCACGGGCGGCACGGTCGAGGAAGTGCTGGCACTCGGTCCCGACGTGGTGGTCGCGTCGAGCTTCCTTGCGCCTGCCACGCGGGCAGCCTTCGCCGATCTCGGCATTCGCGTCGAAACGGTAGGCATCGCGTCTTCGCTCGAAGAGAGTGTGGCGCAGGTCCGTTCCCTCGCGGAGGTCGCACAGGCCGGGCCCGCCGGAGAGGCGCTGGCCGGGCGAATGCAAGAGAGATGGGCGGAGGCGGCCCGGGTTGGCCCGCAAGTCTCCGCCGTCCTCTGGCAGCCGGGCGGCATCGTGCCGGGCGACGGCGCGCTGGTCTCGCACATGATGCGGCAGGCGGGATTTGCGAGCCATTCCGCGGCGCGGGGCCTGGGCCAGGCGGATTACCTGCCGCTGGAAGCGATGCTGGCGGATCCTCCGGACCTGCTGCTGGTTGCGGGCCGGGAACGCTCGCAATCGCATCCAGCCTTGGAGGCTTTGCCGGAAATGCGGGTGGAGCGGTTCGATCCCGCGCTCCTCTATTGCGGCGGACCGACGATTCCCCGCGCGCTGGCGCGGCTTGGCGAGGTGCGCGGAAAATGA
- a CDS encoding ABC transporter ATP-binding protein, giving the protein MLSAEKLSLAGRLDGVSAALETGKVTAICGPNGAGKSTLLSCLAGTELPQAGRVMLGQEDLNRLPARERGKRLGYLPQAPEIAWDMAAEALVRLGRLPHRDSGDAAVERAIAALDLEALRHRPASQLSGGERARVLLARVLAGEPEWLLADEPLAALDLAHQISLLRVFRARADAGTGVVMVVHDLSLAMNHADRVIVLGRGRVVADGRPEDALSPENLRAVWQVEARWLGEARARALTVS; this is encoded by the coding sequence ATGTTATCGGCGGAGAAATTGAGCCTTGCGGGGCGCCTGGACGGCGTGTCGGCCGCGCTGGAAACGGGTAAGGTGACGGCGATCTGCGGGCCGAACGGGGCGGGCAAGTCGACCCTGCTGTCCTGCCTTGCCGGGACAGAATTGCCGCAGGCGGGCCGCGTCATGCTGGGGCAGGAAGATCTGAACCGCCTGCCGGCACGCGAACGCGGAAAACGTCTCGGCTATCTGCCGCAAGCCCCTGAAATCGCGTGGGACATGGCGGCAGAGGCTCTGGTACGGCTTGGCCGCCTGCCGCACCGTGACAGCGGCGATGCGGCTGTGGAGCGCGCGATTGCGGCCCTCGATCTGGAGGCATTGCGCCACCGCCCGGCGTCGCAATTGTCGGGCGGCGAAAGGGCGCGCGTCCTGCTTGCCCGGGTGCTGGCCGGCGAGCCCGAATGGTTACTGGCCGACGAACCGCTGGCCGCACTCGACCTGGCGCACCAGATATCGCTGCTGCGCGTGTTCCGCGCGCGCGCCGACGCCGGGACAGGCGTCGTGATGGTGGTGCACGACCTGTCGCTGGCGATGAACCATGCCGACCGGGTGATTGTTCTCGGCCGGGGCCGCGTGGTAGCCGATGGCCGTCCGGAAGACGCCCTGTCGCCCGAAAACCTGCGCGCGGTCTGGCAGGTCGAGGCGCGCTGGCTGGGGGAAGCGCGCGCCCGTGCGTTGACCGTTTCCTAG
- a CDS encoding iron ABC transporter permease → MTRAALILLGLLAIAFPLSLLAGRVWIDPASTPNAAIILAELRLPRGLLAMVVGAGLGAAGAAMQGYLRNPLADPGLFGIAPGAALGAVASFWLGYQASWWALPALALAGGAGAMALLALIAGRTGGIALFTLAGLMIASLAGALTSLAISLAPNAFAMSEIVTWLMGALTDRGWRDVWLAAPLTLAGIALLAFAGRDLDALTLGDAAARSMGVDTARLLWLLIAGIGLTVGSGVAVAGIIGFVGLIVPHLVRPLTDRRPSSLLLPSALAGALLVLVADSIVRVLPLVTELRLGIALSLIGAPFFLWLLLKMRRGALGGV, encoded by the coding sequence ATGACGCGCGCCGCCCTGATTCTGCTGGGCTTGCTGGCCATCGCCTTCCCGCTTTCGCTGCTCGCCGGGCGCGTCTGGATCGATCCGGCGAGCACCCCCAATGCCGCAATCATTCTGGCCGAGTTGCGGCTGCCGCGTGGGCTGCTGGCGATGGTCGTCGGGGCGGGTCTTGGCGCTGCCGGGGCGGCCATGCAGGGTTATCTGCGCAATCCGCTGGCCGATCCCGGACTGTTCGGCATAGCGCCCGGCGCGGCGCTGGGAGCGGTGGCGAGTTTCTGGCTGGGCTATCAGGCCAGCTGGTGGGCTTTGCCTGCGCTGGCACTGGCAGGCGGCGCGGGGGCAATGGCACTGCTGGCGCTGATCGCAGGACGAACGGGCGGGATCGCCCTGTTCACGCTGGCCGGCCTCATGATCGCCAGCCTGGCCGGGGCACTGACCTCGCTCGCCATCAGCCTTGCTCCCAATGCCTTTGCCATGAGCGAGATCGTGACCTGGCTGATGGGCGCACTGACCGATCGCGGGTGGCGCGATGTCTGGCTGGCCGCTCCGCTGACGCTCGCGGGGATTGCGCTGCTGGCCTTTGCGGGCCGCGACCTCGACGCGCTGACACTGGGCGATGCGGCAGCGCGAAGCATGGGGGTTGATACTGCGCGCCTGCTCTGGCTGCTGATTGCAGGCATCGGGCTGACCGTCGGGAGCGGTGTGGCGGTGGCAGGGATCATCGGGTTCGTCGGCCTGATCGTGCCGCACCTGGTCCGCCCGCTGACCGACAGACGTCCGTCCTCGCTCCTGCTGCCAAGCGCGCTGGCGGGCGCGCTGCTTGTGCTGGTAGCGGACAGCATCGTGCGCGTCCTGCCGCTGGTGACGGAGCTGCGGCTGGGCATCGCCCTCAGCCTGATCGGCGCGCCGTTCTTCCTGTGGCTGCTGCTGAAGATGCGGCGCGGCGCGCTGGGGGGCGTGTAA